AAGAAGCGTTGGAAAGTGCATTAGACATCAATGTCAAAATCCAAATCCTTCCTTTCGAGCAGAAACTGGATCGCGAATCCAACGGAGACTTCCAATTTAGCTTCGCCGGCTGGGGTGCCGATTACAACGACCCCATGACCTTCATGGATCTGATGGTCACCGATGGTCCTTACAATCGGGGCGGGTGGAGCAACAAAGAGTACGACAAGTTGATTGAAAAATCCCTGTCCAACCCGGACTTCGAAGAGCGCGCCAAAGACTTGGCCACAGCGGAGAAGATCCTGATGAACGAGATGGGTCTGGTGCCGATTTACCACCGTTCCCGCCTGAACCTGCAAGATGAGAAAGTCAAGGAACTCTACCGCCATCCCTTCGGTGCGGACCGCACCTTTAAGTGGACATACATCGAGGAGTAAGCGAAGAACAGCGCATCTTTGGATAGCGGAGTGCGAGAAGGTATATGGTCCCATCGGGTCATATACCTTCTGTGCGCTATCCACGGAATAGTCCATAGGATTTAGAAAATTGAACGAAAGGGGAGTGAAGGCATGGGCCGTTACATTCTGCAACGCGCCATTTACATGGTGATCACCCTATGGGTCATCATCACCATCACGTTTTTCCTGATGAACTTGCTACCGGGTTCCCCTTTGTCCAACGAAGACCGTCTTCCGCCTGAATTGAAAGAGCAGATTCTGCGCGAATACGGGCTGGATCAACCGCTGCCACTACGGTATGTGCAGTATCTAGGCAGTTTGCTGCAAGGAGATTTAGGGATTTCGTATCACTATGACGGTCGTTCCGTCTCCGACCTCATTTCACAGGGTTTTCCGGCCTCCGCTCAGATCGGGTTGCAAGCGCTGGTATTTGGTGTCCTGCTCGGTGTGATATTGGGCAGTATCGCCGCCTTGCGCCGCGGCACTTGGGTGGATAACGCGGCAACCACCTTGGCGGTGTTGGGATATTCCATCCCCAGTTTTGTGTTTGCTGCACTCTTATCCTATTATGTCGGCGTAAAGTGGGGGATTCTTCCGCCGGGACTGTGGGGTACCTGGCAGCACTCCGTCTTGCCGTCGTTGGCGCTGTCCGTGTTGGTGATCGCTCAGATCTCCCGGTACATTCGGACGGAAATGCTGGAAGTGCTCGGGCAGGACTACATGAAGACGGCGAAAGCAAAGGGATTGTCCCGGGGAGTCACCATCGTGCGCCATGCCTTGCGCAATTCCCTGATTCCGGCCATAACCATCCTGGGTCCCTTGGCAGTCAATTTGCTCACGGGCACATTGGTGGTGGAACGGATCTTTGGTGTGCCTGGAATGGGATGGATCTTCGTAGAATCCATCAATATCAATGACTACACCCTGATTATGGGTGTTACCATTTTCTACAGCTTTCTGATTATCCTCAGTATGTTTATCGTCGATGTCCTGTACGGCGTAGTCGACCCGCGGATCCGCATCACGGAAGCAAAGGAGTGAACGGAACATGGCGAAAAACGTAACGCCGGATTTGTTTGAACCGGCCCATATCCAGCAGTCGGAACAGGAAATGGTCCGCCGCAAGCGGATCGGCTTTTGGCAGGATGCCTGGCGCCGGTTCCGTTCCAACTGGGGAGCGATGATCGGACTGTTCTTGATTCTTGTGATCGGGGTAATGGCCGTCGTGGGACCGGAGATGAATCCCTACACGATCAATCAACAGCAGTATGAATATCTGAATCAATCTTCTTTTGGCGACTACTGGTTCGGTACGGATGCTTTGGGAAGGGATTTGTGGACCCGTACCTGGTACGGAGCGGGCATTTCCCTGTTGATCGCCTTGATTGCGGCGGGAATCGATCTGACGATCGGGTTGACCTACGGTGCGATTTCGGGTTATTTCGGTGGACGGGTGGACACCTGGATGCAGCGGGTGATTGAGGTCCTCTACGGTATTCCCAACCTGATTATGATCATCTTGCTTCTGTTGGTGTTAGAACCGGGGATCTTTGCAATCGCCTTGGCCATTTCACTGACCGGTTGGGTGCCGATGGCCCGAATTGTGCGAGCGCAGATGCTGAAGCTGAAATCCCAGGAATACGTGTTGGCTGCCCGCACGCTGGGGGCAGGGAGCCGTCGGATGCTGACCAAGCATCTTTTGCCCAATGTATTCGGACCGGTCATTATCACCATTATGTTTACCATTCCCACTGCTATCTTTTTTGAAGCGTTTCTCGGCTTTATCGGGCTGGGTCTCAATCCGCCCCAGGCCAGTTTGGGCGTGTTGATCAATGACGGCTACAAGTTATTGCAGTTGTATCCGTATCAAACCTTTATCCCGGCAGCGGTATTGTCCTTGCTGATGTTTAGTTTCAACCTGTTGGGTGACGGATTGCGGGATGCCCTGGATCCCAAACTGCGCCAATAAAGAAAGGAGGGACCCTGTGATGGAAAACAACTTGCTGCAAGTAAAAGACCTGCATGTCTCCTTTTCCACCTACAATGGGGAAGTGAAGGCGGTACGCGGCGTCAGCTTCGATGTTCGCAAAGGGGAAACCGTCGCAGTGGTGGGGGAATCCGGCTGCGGGAAAAGTGTCACTTCCCAAAGCATCATGCGCCTTATTCCCCGGCCGCCGGGGGTGTTTAAAAAAGGGGAAATCCTCTTTAACGGCAAAGATTTAACCAAGTTGCGGGAGCAGGAGATGGAAAAGATTCGCGGGAAAGAGATCGCGATGATCTTTCAGGACCCGATGACTTCCCTGAACCCGACGATGACCGTGGGTCGTCAAATTATGGAGGGGTTGATCAAACACCAACACCTATCCAAGGACAAAGCGAAAGTCCGTGCCTTGGAGATGCTGCGATTGGTGGGGATTCCCAGCCCGGAATCCCGGATCAACCAGTATCCGCACCAATTCAGCGGCGGTATGCGTCAACGGGCCATGATCGCCATCGCATTAGCCTGCGCTCCCAAACTGCTCATCGCCGACGAGCCGACCACTGCCTTGGATGTAACCATCCAGGCGCAGATTCTGGATTTGATGAACGAACTGAAGGAGAAGTTGAACACGTCCATCATCCTGATCACCCATGATTTGGGTGTCGTGGCGGAAACGGCTGACCGGGTCGTGGTGATGTATGCCGGCAAGGTGATTGAGTCGGGCACCGTGGAAGAGATTTTTTATCACCCGCGTCACCCCTATACATGGGGACTGATGGGATCGATGCCCCGGCTGGATCAAACGCGGGAGCAGGAGCTCAACCCGATCACGGGTACCCCGCCGGATCTACTGTCGCCGCCGAAGGGTTGTCCCTTTGCCGCCCGGTGCAAGCATGCCATGAAGATCTGTACACAAGAGATGCCGGAGACCACCGTTGTCGGCCGCGACGGATTTCATCAGGTGGCATGCTGGCTTGAACACCCGATGGCACCTGCGGTTGAACCGCCGGCTGAAGTAGTGGGAGGGGGATCCAAATGAGCATGAATGAACCCCGGGTGGAAAAAATCCTGGAAGTGAAGAATGTGAAGAAACACTTTCATATGGGGGGCGGCCAAGTCGTTAAAGCGGTGGACGATGTCAGCTTTGAGGTATATAAAGGGGAAACATTGGGCCTGGTGGGGGAGTCCGGTTGTGGCAAATCCACCATCGGCCGGACGATCATCCGCTTGTATGAGGCCACTGACGGAGAGGTTCGCTTTAAAGGGCGCACCACCAAAAATCTGAAGGGCCGCAACCTAAAGGATTTCAACCGGGAAATGCAGATGATTTTCCAGGACCCTTATGCCTCCCTGAACCCCCGTATGACCGTAGGTGACATTATCGCCGAGGGTTTGGATATCCACGGATTGGCCAAGGGCAGAGCGCGGCGGTTGCGTGTGATGGAATTATTGAAGACGGTGGGTCTCAACGAAGAACATGCGGAGCGGTTTCCTCACGAATTTAGCGGGGGGCAGCGACAGCGGATCGGAATCGCCCGGGCGCTGGCGGTCGATCCGGATTTTATCATTGCGGACGAGCCCATCTCCGCTCTGGATGTATCCATTCAGGCGCAGGTTGTCAACCTGATGAAGAAGTTGCAGCGGGAAAAAGGGCTTACCTATTTATTTATCGCTCATGATTTGTCCATGGTAAAGTACATCAGTGACCGGGTCGGGGTCATGTACCTGGGCAACCTGGTGGAATTGGCGGAAAGTCAGGAGCTGTACGACAATCCGCTTCATCCCTACACGGAGGCACTTCTGTCCGCGGTGCCGATTCCGGACCCCGGTATGGAAGGCAAGCGGGAACGGATTATTCTTGAAGGGGATGTTCCCAGCCCCATCGATCCGCCCAGCGGTTGCCGCTTTCGGACCCGCTGTCCGAAAGTGATGGACATCTGTGTCAAGGAGAGTCCAAAATGGCAGGAAGTACGCCCCATGCATTGGGTTTCCTGTCACTTATACCAAGAGGAATCCCTCGAAAAAGAAGAACGGAACAAGCGGTAACAAACAATCAAGCATCTCCCGGAAAAGCCGAGGGATGCTTGATTTCTCGTCCTATAAAAAGTGAAAAACCCTTCCCGGACGGGGAAGGGGAGTGGATTGGCTATGAGTGATCAGAGCACTTGTTCCACTTCGGTGACACCCGGAACTTCTTCCACCAAAGCGCGTTCGATCCCGGCTTTCAGGGTGATGGTGGAGCTGGGGCAACTGCCGCATGCTCCCAGGAGGCGGACACGCACCACACCGTCCACGATTTCCACCAATTCGACGTCTCCGCCGTCCCGTTGAATGAAGGGACGCAATTTATCCAAGACTTCTTGTACTTGTGTTTCCATGGGTTCCATCTCCTTTCAGAGGCTCTATACGAACCCCGACCGATCTAGCCCTTCTATGGCTATTGTAGTCAGTTTCCCCGGACAAATCAATCCGTCTGTTTTCATAAATGATTCCTATTTTTATTATACCGAAAGGAAGGAAAAAAGTCGCGCCTAATAAACTTATTATTCCTATGCGAATAAAATGTTTTGTGAGGGCGTACAGTCATGGTAAGATTGAGTGGGTTTGATCTTCCGGAATGTACTCAAGGGGGAAGTGGAAGAGCCTATGCGAAGAGTCGTTGAGGATATAAAAGATCTGATCGGTGATACGCCAATGGTTCGAATTAAGCGATTCGATCTGCCTGAAGGCGTTAAAATCTACGCGAAGTTGGAAGCGTTCAACCCGGGAGGGAGCGTCAAGGACCGCTTGGGTCTTTCCTTGATCCGGGCGGGGGAAGAAAGCGGAAAGCTGGCTCCCGGCGGAACGATTATCGAACCCACCGCGGGAAATACGGGTATCGGGGTGGCATTGGCCGCCATTGGGACCGGTTACCGAGTGATCTTCGTCGTACCGGAGAAATTTTCTCAGGAAAAGCAGCAGCTGATGCGGGCATTGGGAGCAGAGGTGGTGAATACTCCCACAGAAGAGGGAATGAAGGGGGCAATCGCCAAGGCCCGGGAGCTGGAACGAAAGATCGAAGGGGCATACTGCCCGCAACAGTTTGGAAACCCGGCCAACCCGGAGGCGCATTACTTGACAACCGGCCCGGAAATCTGGGAACAGCTTGACGGGAAGGTTGACATTTTTGTTGCCGGTGCCGGTACCGGAGGGACCTTTATGGGGTGTGCCCGCTTTCTGAAAGAAAAAAATCCAAATATCAAAACCGTCATTGTGGAACCGGAAGGATCCATTCTGGGGGGCGGCGATCCGGGTCCTCACCGGACGGAAGGGATCGGAATGGAATTTTTGCCGGATTACATGGATCCTGCTTATTTTGATGCCATTCATACGGTGAACGATGAAGACGCATTCCGGATGGTGACCGAACTGTCATCGCGGGAAGGGTTGTTAGTGGCCAGTTCTTCCGGAGCCGCCTTTTACGCTGCTTTACAAGAAGCACGTCTGGCTCCTGCCGGCACCACCATCGCAGTTGTGTTTCCGGACAGCAGTGAACGATACCTGAGCCAGAATATTTACGGAGGAGAGTGACCAGGATGCGAATGGATACCAAACTGATCCATGGAGGCGTGTTTGGAGATGAACGGACCGGGGCGGTTAGTGTCCCCATCTACCAAGTCTCCACTTACAAACAGGATGCGATCGGTCAACACCGGGGCTATGAGTATTCCCGTACGGGCAATCCCACCCGGGCCGCGCTGGAACAATTAATCGCCGACCTGGAGAACGGGAGTCGCGGATTCGCTTTCTCTTCCGGGATGGCGGCGATCTCCACCGTCTTAGCCCTGTTTGACCGGGGTGATCATTTGGTGGTGGGGGACGATATCTACGGCGGAACCTATCGTGTCTTAAGCCGTGTGTTTAACCGGATGGGAGTGGAGGCGGCCTTTGTGGACACCAGTGATCTGGAAGCGGTCCGCGGGGCCATCCGTCCGGAAACCAAAGCGGTCTTTTTGGAAACACCGAGCAACCCGCTTTTAAAGGTGACGGACATTGCCGCTGTCGCCGCGATCTGCCGTGAACACGACTTGATGCTGATCGTGGACAACACGTTTCTCACTCCATATTGGCAAAATCCCCTGGATCTCGGAGCGGATATCGTGGTTCACAGCGCGACCAAATACCTGGGCGGCCACAGTGATGTCGTGGCTGGGTTGGCGGTGGTGAAAGAGGAAGCGCTGGGTGAATCGATCCACTTCCTGCAAAACTCCATTGGTGGGATCTTGCCACCTCAGGATTCCTGGCTTCTGATGCGAGGAATGAAAACGTTGGGATTGCGCATGCGGCAACACGAGGAGAGTGCCCGTACACTGGCGGAGTGGCTGGTGAAACGGGTGGATGTCACTTCTGTCTTTTATCCGGGGCTGAACGATCACCCCGGACATGATATTGCTACCCGCCAGGCCCGAGGCTTTGGCGGAATGATCTCCTTTGATGTGGGCAACGGTGAACGGGCGGAACAGGTACTGGGGCGTACCCGTTGGTTTACACTGGCGGAAAGCCTGGGAGCAGTGGAGAGTCTCATTTCTGTTCCGGCGAGGATGACCCATGCCTCGATTCCACCGGAACGTCGGCGCGAGTTGGGGATCTCTGACGGCCTGGTTCGGATCTCAGTTGGGGTGGAAGATGTAAATGACCTGATGGAAGACTTAGAACTTGCCCTGAACGGCTGAGAAAGGGGGAGATCCCGTGGCGAAAGCACCGGTAAACGTACAGGTGTACGGGGCGGAAGAACGGTGTGCCAGCTGTGTCAACTTTCCTTCTGCCCAAGAAACCGCTTCTTGGTTGGAAGCCGCATTGGGACGGAAGTTCGGAGATGCGGTCAACGTACGTTATATTGACATCCATGACCCGGAGGGAACGGATGAGAAAGCTTTTTCCCGCCGGGTGATCGAAGAGGATCTTTGGTATCCGGTCGTGGTGATTGATCATGAAATCGTCGGGGAAGGAAACCCCAAACTGAACGCAATCCAGCGAAAGTTGG
Above is a window of Desmospora profundinema DNA encoding:
- a CDS encoding ABC transporter permease, with protein sequence MGRYILQRAIYMVITLWVIITITFFLMNLLPGSPLSNEDRLPPELKEQILREYGLDQPLPLRYVQYLGSLLQGDLGISYHYDGRSVSDLISQGFPASAQIGLQALVFGVLLGVILGSIAALRRGTWVDNAATTLAVLGYSIPSFVFAALLSYYVGVKWGILPPGLWGTWQHSVLPSLALSVLVIAQISRYIRTEMLEVLGQDYMKTAKAKGLSRGVTIVRHALRNSLIPAITILGPLAVNLLTGTLVVERIFGVPGMGWIFVESININDYTLIMGVTIFYSFLIILSMFIVDVLYGVVDPRIRITEAKE
- a CDS encoding ABC transporter permease, with protein sequence MAKNVTPDLFEPAHIQQSEQEMVRRKRIGFWQDAWRRFRSNWGAMIGLFLILVIGVMAVVGPEMNPYTINQQQYEYLNQSSFGDYWFGTDALGRDLWTRTWYGAGISLLIALIAAGIDLTIGLTYGAISGYFGGRVDTWMQRVIEVLYGIPNLIMIILLLLVLEPGIFAIALAISLTGWVPMARIVRAQMLKLKSQEYVLAARTLGAGSRRMLTKHLLPNVFGPVIITIMFTIPTAIFFEAFLGFIGLGLNPPQASLGVLINDGYKLLQLYPYQTFIPAAVLSLLMFSFNLLGDGLRDALDPKLRQ
- a CDS encoding ABC transporter ATP-binding protein, producing the protein MENNLLQVKDLHVSFSTYNGEVKAVRGVSFDVRKGETVAVVGESGCGKSVTSQSIMRLIPRPPGVFKKGEILFNGKDLTKLREQEMEKIRGKEIAMIFQDPMTSLNPTMTVGRQIMEGLIKHQHLSKDKAKVRALEMLRLVGIPSPESRINQYPHQFSGGMRQRAMIAIALACAPKLLIADEPTTALDVTIQAQILDLMNELKEKLNTSIILITHDLGVVAETADRVVVMYAGKVIESGTVEEIFYHPRHPYTWGLMGSMPRLDQTREQELNPITGTPPDLLSPPKGCPFAARCKHAMKICTQEMPETTVVGRDGFHQVACWLEHPMAPAVEPPAEVVGGGSK
- a CDS encoding ABC transporter ATP-binding protein translates to MSMNEPRVEKILEVKNVKKHFHMGGGQVVKAVDDVSFEVYKGETLGLVGESGCGKSTIGRTIIRLYEATDGEVRFKGRTTKNLKGRNLKDFNREMQMIFQDPYASLNPRMTVGDIIAEGLDIHGLAKGRARRLRVMELLKTVGLNEEHAERFPHEFSGGQRQRIGIARALAVDPDFIIADEPISALDVSIQAQVVNLMKKLQREKGLTYLFIAHDLSMVKYISDRVGVMYLGNLVELAESQELYDNPLHPYTEALLSAVPIPDPGMEGKRERIILEGDVPSPIDPPSGCRFRTRCPKVMDICVKESPKWQEVRPMHWVSCHLYQEESLEKEERNKR
- a CDS encoding NifU family protein; amino-acid sequence: MEPMETQVQEVLDKLRPFIQRDGGDVELVEIVDGVVRVRLLGACGSCPSSTITLKAGIERALVEEVPGVTEVEQVL
- a CDS encoding PLP-dependent cysteine synthase family protein, which gives rise to MRRVVEDIKDLIGDTPMVRIKRFDLPEGVKIYAKLEAFNPGGSVKDRLGLSLIRAGEESGKLAPGGTIIEPTAGNTGIGVALAAIGTGYRVIFVVPEKFSQEKQQLMRALGAEVVNTPTEEGMKGAIAKARELERKIEGAYCPQQFGNPANPEAHYLTTGPEIWEQLDGKVDIFVAGAGTGGTFMGCARFLKEKNPNIKTVIVEPEGSILGGGDPGPHRTEGIGMEFLPDYMDPAYFDAIHTVNDEDAFRMVTELSSREGLLVASSSGAAFYAALQEARLAPAGTTIAVVFPDSSERYLSQNIYGGE
- a CDS encoding bifunctional cystathionine gamma-lyase/homocysteine desulfhydrase, which encodes MRMDTKLIHGGVFGDERTGAVSVPIYQVSTYKQDAIGQHRGYEYSRTGNPTRAALEQLIADLENGSRGFAFSSGMAAISTVLALFDRGDHLVVGDDIYGGTYRVLSRVFNRMGVEAAFVDTSDLEAVRGAIRPETKAVFLETPSNPLLKVTDIAAVAAICREHDLMLIVDNTFLTPYWQNPLDLGADIVVHSATKYLGGHSDVVAGLAVVKEEALGESIHFLQNSIGGILPPQDSWLLMRGMKTLGLRMRQHEESARTLAEWLVKRVDVTSVFYPGLNDHPGHDIATRQARGFGGMISFDVGNGERAEQVLGRTRWFTLAESLGAVESLISVPARMTHASIPPERRRELGISDGLVRISVGVEDVNDLMEDLELALNG
- a CDS encoding YuzD family protein, producing the protein MAKAPVNVQVYGAEERCASCVNFPSAQETASWLEAALGRKFGDAVNVRYIDIHDPEGTDEKAFSRRVIEEDLWYPVVVIDHEIVGEGNPKLNAIQRKLEEMGLSSVDEK